In the Sphingobacterium sp. PCS056 genome, AATTACTCATATTCATAGTTTCCTTTTCTTGTTTTACATATAGTGTTTCGTTTAGAAAAAGCTTATAATCTAATGCAGCAATATCTACCACACCATCTACCGCCGGAGCCAAATCTGGCTGTTCGAGTGCGGTTTCAATCAGACTGCACAAGCTCTTGACGCTCCATGCATGTAAAGATTCTTCGGCAATATCCGATTGGTTATCATATCCATACTGAAGAGAATCCCATTCGTTTTTTAAAACTTCCAATTTACGGATAGTGGTAATCGGAAATGCTGACTCACCGATATAGTAGAATTTATTTTTTAACAACCCCTTCAGTTCATCCAGAACACTTTCTAAACTTTCTAAATAAATTTTCATTCTATTTTTCTGTATTGATCAAACTGACCAAGCTATTTCAAAGGGATAGCATTAATGATACTTTTATTCTTTACCGCTAACTCCAAGTGTCGCCCACCATTTTTTTCCATTAATTGGATATTCAGATACTTTTTGTCAGGAATTGTAAATTTGGGGACAGCGAAAATCATAATCTGAATGGAGCGAGCTTTTATTTTGTCAACTTGGTTATGTACATATACCGGCTCAATCTCTACTTCCTGAGAAGCTGTACGTTTAGCTTTTTTCTGATCCCGGATAAACAGCCGGAACTGATCAATATCATAACCTATATTGGAACGATTCTCAATTTTCGCCTTGAAATACATAATATCCTGATGAATAAAAATCCCATTGAGATCAAGCATAATACTATTACTCTCGCTTTTTACACCGCTTCTACCGTGCTTTGTGTACAGCGCATAGTCGGCATATTTTTTCACTTCGGACTCATTGATCGATTCCGGTGTCAGATATACCGTGTTGCTCTTGCTCGTACTCATTAAGGAGAAATTAAGCACATTCGGATCTTTTGCATAGGCTACAATGAAAGAACATAGTTTCCCATCGGCAAGTACGACACTTAGGTTCGTTTCCGAAAAACCTTCCTTTCCTGCTTTGACCTGTAAAATATTTTCTACACCAGCGGCTTTTTGAACCAATAAATCTTTACTACCCCGATCCACACTAACAATGGCATGAGGGAACACAATATTACTTGTCTTAAAATAGCCGACCTCGATACGATGCGGCACGGCATCGTTAGTCTTTAAAGACATTCCGTTTTGAGCAAACGCACCTACAACTCCTGAAATGAACAGGATTAATCCCATTATCATTTCCGCACTTCTCTTTTTCATCTTCATGGAATTTTAATTATGTTTAATTTGTTAAACTTTGCTTTTGCTTTTCATCACGCAACAAGACCAAATAACCTGCCTTTACAGTGACTTTCACTAACTTCACTTTCTTGCTCGTTAGACTTTTTACTGCCTCAATTCCGAACCCCGCCGCCTGCATTCCGATTGACGGATCTAAACTGGTTAAACCTATATTCTGTAGTGAACGATCAGCTGATTCTTTGGCTACATCACGGGATATCGCTCCGGGAATATATATCCCGTCCAATCCGTCAATGTCAAATACTGTTAATTCAACGGGGTAAATAGAATTACCGTAACGGATATTATCGATACCTATACCAAGGCGTTCTCCGTTTAGCGAAGCTATACCAAACAAAAAATTGCCCTTTGGTATAACCACGCCATTGATCTGTACATCCTCGGTTAACCTTAGTTTTACTGTTGAACCATTGACAAGTACCTGGTTATCGTGAATAACTGCCGGAATTGCATTCTGATCAACAGAATCATTTGAAGATTTATCTAATGAATAGAATCCATTTTCCCCGGTATTTGTATTACGGACCGCTTGCAGCAAACTGATGTTGTTTCCGTTTACCACCTTTCTCACGGGATAAACCTGTCCTTTTTTTTGCTGAGACTTTTGCTTTAACTTATCCTGTACACGGTCTGGATGTTGTATATCCAGTATTTTTTCTAACATCCCGTTCAATTGGGTAATCTCCTGATCTTCTCCCCCGGATTGCCCCATCATCCCCATCATCTGTTCCAATCGATCAATGTCACTGCTATTTACGCCAGAATACCCTGATAACGGGGCACTTCGATATGTAGTTAGCCCGGAAACATCACCTCCCGGCACAGCAGGTCGGTTGATCTCATTATTTAATTCTGCTAGCTTCCGATAAATGTTTTCTTCGTTCGGATTATTGAAATTACCCCGACCATTAAGCGATCTATTCAACCCACTATAATTTTGAGGATTACCAAAATAGTCATAAGGTTTCCCGGCTATTTCGTCTTGATACATTTGATAGTTTGGATCGTTTTTCATCAATTCCTCAAACTTTGCAGAATCCTTATGAGCCTGATCGTAATAACCCATTTTATCCAGCACTCTATCCTCTTTAAGATTTGCATCCGGTAGCATACTGTTTAGTCCCGCTTGTTTAGCATCTTCACCCTTTGTTACTTCACCATCCCTACCTCCACCTAACGCCCAAAAGAAAGCGGTTAGAAATGGTAACACAAGAATGGGCAACATAAGCAGGAATTTACGCTTCTTAATTTCTTTTGCTGTTTTTACTTGTTTTTCCATAATTCACTTTTTTTATTAAATTCATTTTCATCCCTATATATAGTTAGACTATCCCTTTTTATACGGATATCCGGCTCTCCCGTTTCTGAAAAATGATCAGGCGGTTTTATCTTCTGTACCTTGAAGGTGCTTTTATCTGAAGGTTCAAAAGCTTTAAAAATAATAAGCCCATTATAGAGAGAACCGCCCAGAACCAGTACCGACAGTAATACAATCCAGTTCGATTTTGAAAAAGAAGATGTCCTGGCATTCATCCAATTCACCCAGCCACTTCTCAAATAATCAAACCCTCT is a window encoding:
- the traN gene encoding conjugative transposon protein TraN; this translates as MKKRSAEMIMGLILFISGVVGAFAQNGMSLKTNDAVPHRIEVGYFKTSNIVFPHAIVSVDRGSKDLLVQKAAGVENILQVKAGKEGFSETNLSVVLADGKLCSFIVAYAKDPNVLNFSLMSTSKSNTVYLTPESINESEVKKYADYALYTKHGRSGVKSESNSIMLDLNGIFIHQDIMYFKAKIENRSNIGYDIDQFRLFIRDQKKAKRTASQEVEIEPVYVHNQVDKIKARSIQIMIFAVPKFTIPDKKYLNIQLMEKNGGRHLELAVKNKSIINAIPLK
- the traM gene encoding conjugative transposon protein TraM yields the protein MEKQVKTAKEIKKRKFLLMLPILVLPFLTAFFWALGGGRDGEVTKGEDAKQAGLNSMLPDANLKEDRVLDKMGYYDQAHKDSAKFEELMKNDPNYQMYQDEIAGKPYDYFGNPQNYSGLNRSLNGRGNFNNPNEENIYRKLAELNNEINRPAVPGGDVSGLTTYRSAPLSGYSGVNSSDIDRLEQMMGMMGQSGGEDQEITQLNGMLEKILDIQHPDRVQDKLKQKSQQKKGQVYPVRKVVNGNNISLLQAVRNTNTGENGFYSLDKSSNDSVDQNAIPAVIHDNQVLVNGSTVKLRLTEDVQINGVVIPKGNFLFGIASLNGERLGIGIDNIRYGNSIYPVELTVFDIDGLDGIYIPGAISRDVAKESADRSLQNIGLTSLDPSIGMQAAGFGIEAVKSLTSKKVKLVKVTVKAGYLVLLRDEKQKQSLTN